One genomic window of Halovivax cerinus includes the following:
- a CDS encoding ATP-binding protein: MDEYVREFVDETEAAITKLNNLLLELERSPDDTDVVRDIFRTAHTLKGNAGAMGLDRASDLAHAMEDILDDIRSGSVEVTPERMDSLFAAVDCLETMVDELAVDGEIRTEPAETIAALRAPLSDDSVDVTPPTPDEREATLARFSPPSDPAHDAYLVRMAIAESADLNNGLVVIEALNDAFDLIGTDPSRTAIENEEHGNRIDAVFGAAVDESAISAALEPVDAVEAFSILSVTGELQADDADPFSPIDDDIGSDISSDEANDMSVDDLLDQFTELDDIDALADEIDDVSEFEDIGEAGSFDDIVVDSDEEPQEDAPDDDDDVEDASAVFAELKQEVDMVGFDELQDELDELEFDEFDEEEVSMDELLGDDVDVDDAAFLDVDDADSSTVDPVGDEPSGPSDPATTTWSTPSPAESEPESSASGTDSSSDPTVASSTADDSETAASSDPSTDDSESTDVVAGDGEFDEQPAETSIDATPADEPTGDATDSQPSESSAFADELFGGGSIDGESSSADAEADGVTETDPADAFGDSGSAVDERTDTAEAEVDLEADSAEDVAEAEADLGADSAEDAAEAEVDLGADPGEDTAGAEVDIEADSAEDAAEAEADLGADSAEDAAETEVDLEADPSEDTAEAEVDLGADSAEDAAEAEVDLGADSAEDAAEAEVDLEADSAEDVAEAEADLGADSADDSVTAGDSGSIADAEPAESTEASDEPTDGATAYGDDPFEDGLDIDEGDSPAEPDTSEAVPPEEESGAVGSGTPGAETGSQGVASGDEPPAFDLSSGLDDLTVTGDESTDQSTEAAHASQTDDSAVDVESDESVAASDGEPADVGDEASPVEASAVADPDDERSPTDGSVDTDEADSAFGDDVDPYSGTAPTSYSDHDSDAFDADASESFEDDAVDFDADASESFEDDAVDFDADASESFEDDAVDFDADASESFEDDAVGFDADASESFEDDAVDFDADAIESFEEVVGSDFDGGVLDSGDVSTDRVATEGDEFDGDDFHTDPPTTDPDSETDFDSAGTFGPSEGADRTDTSSVDADGMSVDTTGTDFEDADPADEVLAGLPEMVTPDITVPTEATVDTDTELDPHAQSVRVDREQVDTLLQLVEGLVTSRVRLRSAVDRREPYESLERELDDLEDFTAELQETVMDVRLVPLQTVTNRLPRVVRDLARDQDKSVAFDQSSADVELDRGVLDRIGDPLIHLVRNAVDHGIEDETTREAADKPTEGTIDLSAERAQNRVRIEISDDGRGIDADRLRDEAVEADILSREEADELSDDEAYDLVFHSGLSTADEVTDVSGRGVGMDVVRRTVDELNGSVSIQSEPGDGTTVTMTLPVSVAVDDVLFVEAGGEQFGIPVDVVREVGDVANVRDTGGELVYETDEESVPVVRLDDALEAASTSSTDSDGMLVRVRDDVRSVALECDVVHTRREVVVKPFEGFMRNIPGISGATVRGRGEVITILDVSTL, translated from the coding sequence ATGGACGAGTACGTACGAGAATTCGTCGACGAGACCGAAGCGGCCATTACGAAACTGAACAATCTTCTGCTCGAACTCGAACGATCGCCGGACGACACGGACGTCGTTCGGGATATATTTCGAACTGCCCACACGTTGAAGGGCAACGCGGGTGCGATGGGACTCGACCGAGCGAGTGACCTCGCTCATGCGATGGAGGACATCCTCGACGATATTCGATCAGGATCGGTCGAGGTGACTCCGGAACGGATGGACTCGCTGTTCGCCGCGGTCGACTGTCTCGAAACCATGGTGGACGAGCTTGCGGTCGACGGCGAGATTCGCACCGAGCCAGCGGAGACGATAGCGGCGCTTCGAGCCCCGTTGTCGGACGATTCGGTCGACGTCACCCCGCCGACCCCGGACGAGCGTGAAGCGACCCTCGCGAGATTTTCACCGCCGTCGGACCCGGCCCACGACGCCTATCTGGTCCGGATGGCGATCGCCGAGTCCGCCGACCTGAACAACGGTCTCGTCGTCATCGAGGCGTTGAACGACGCCTTCGACCTCATTGGGACCGACCCGTCTCGAACCGCGATCGAAAACGAAGAGCACGGCAACCGTATCGATGCCGTGTTCGGGGCTGCCGTCGACGAATCGGCAATCTCTGCGGCTCTCGAACCGGTCGATGCAGTCGAAGCCTTCAGCATTCTCTCCGTCACCGGTGAACTACAGGCTGACGACGCTGACCCCTTCTCTCCGATCGACGACGATATCGGGAGCGACATCTCCTCAGACGAGGCGAACGACATGTCGGTCGACGACCTGCTGGACCAGTTCACTGAACTCGACGATATCGACGCGCTCGCCGACGAAATCGACGACGTCAGCGAGTTCGAGGACATTGGTGAAGCGGGGTCGTTCGACGATATCGTCGTCGACTCCGACGAGGAACCGCAGGAGGACGCACCCGACGACGATGACGACGTCGAGGACGCGAGCGCTGTCTTCGCAGAACTCAAACAGGAAGTCGACATGGTCGGGTTCGACGAACTGCAGGACGAACTCGACGAACTCGAGTTCGACGAGTTCGACGAAGAGGAAGTCAGTATGGACGAGTTACTCGGCGACGATGTCGACGTCGACGACGCCGCGTTTCTCGACGTCGACGATGCCGATTCGTCCACAGTCGACCCTGTCGGTGACGAACCGTCGGGCCCGTCCGATCCAGCGACGACTACCTGGTCGACACCGTCACCCGCGGAATCGGAACCCGAGTCGTCGGCGTCGGGAACGGATTCGTCGTCAGACCCGACGGTCGCGTCGTCGACGGCGGACGACAGCGAGACGGCTGCGAGTTCGGACCCATCGACCGACGATTCGGAGTCGACGGACGTCGTGGCCGGTGACGGTGAATTCGACGAACAGCCTGCCGAGACGTCCATCGACGCCACGCCGGCCGACGAACCGACTGGCGACGCGACAGACTCCCAACCGTCCGAATCGTCCGCCTTCGCGGACGAACTGTTCGGTGGTGGGTCGATCGATGGAGAATCATCGTCCGCCGACGCAGAGGCGGACGGTGTAACGGAAACCGACCCTGCAGATGCCTTCGGCGACTCCGGTAGCGCCGTCGACGAGCGAACCGATACGGCGGAGGCCGAGGTCGACCTGGAGGCCGATTCAGCGGAGGATGTGGCGGAAGCCGAAGCCGATCTTGGAGCCGACTCAGCGGAGGATGCGGCGGAGGCCGAGGTCGATCTGGGTGCCGACCCAGGTGAGGATACGGCGGGGGCCGAGGTCGATATTGAAGCCGACTCAGCTGAGGATGCGGCGGAGGCCGAAGCCGATCTGGGTGCCGACTCAGCGGAGGATGCGGCGGAGACCGAGGTCGACTTGGAGGCCGACCCATCGGAAGATACAGCGGAGGCCGAGGTCGATCTGGGAGCCGACTCAGCGGAGGATGCGGCGGAGGCCGAGGTCGATCTGGGAGCCGACTCAGCGGAGGATGCGGCGGAGGCCGAGGTCGACCTGGAGGCCGACTCAGCAGAGGATGTGGCGGAAGCCGAAGCCGATCTGGGTGCCGACTCAGCGGACGACAGTGTGACGGCAGGCGACTCCGGATCGATTGCCGATGCTGAACCGGCAGAATCCACCGAAGCGAGCGATGAACCGACCGATGGAGCGACCGCCTATGGAGACGATCCCTTCGAAGATGGACTCGATATCGACGAGGGTGATTCACCTGCCGAGCCGGATACGTCCGAAGCGGTCCCACCGGAGGAGGAGTCGGGTGCTGTGGGGAGTGGTACTCCCGGAGCCGAGACCGGGTCTCAGGGGGTCGCGTCGGGCGACGAGCCACCGGCGTTCGATCTCTCGAGTGGTCTCGACGATCTCACGGTGACGGGCGACGAATCGACGGACCAGTCGACCGAGGCCGCGCATGCGAGCCAGACCGACGATTCTGCCGTCGATGTCGAGTCCGACGAATCGGTTGCCGCATCTGACGGCGAACCCGCCGACGTGGGTGACGAGGCGAGTCCGGTCGAAGCCTCCGCGGTCGCTGATCCCGACGACGAACGCTCTCCCACGGATGGATCCGTCGACACCGATGAGGCCGACTCGGCGTTCGGTGATGACGTTGATCCGTATTCCGGAACTGCTCCCACGTCGTACTCGGACCACGATTCGGATGCGTTCGACGCGGACGCTTCCGAGTCGTTCGAGGACGATGCGGTGGACTTCGACGCGGACGCCTCCGAGTCGTTCGAGGACGATGCGGTGGACTTCGACGCGGACGCCTCCGAGTCGTTCGAGGACGATGCGGTGGACTTCGACGCGGACGCTTCCGAGTCGTTCGAGGACGATGCGGTGGGCTTCGACGCGGACGCTTCCGAGTCGTTCGAGGACGATGCGGTGGACTTCGATGCGGATGCTATCGAGTCGTTCGAGGAGGTCGTCGGTTCCGACTTCGACGGTGGCGTTCTCGACTCCGGGGACGTATCGACCGACCGTGTTGCAACTGAGGGAGACGAGTTCGACGGAGACGACTTCCACACCGATCCACCCACGACGGATCCCGATAGCGAGACCGACTTCGATTCTGCCGGCACGTTCGGTCCGTCCGAGGGGGCGGATCGGACCGATACGTCGTCGGTGGACGCGGATGGAATGTCGGTGGACACGACCGGCACGGATTTCGAGGACGCAGACCCCGCGGACGAAGTGCTCGCTGGTCTCCCCGAGATGGTCACACCGGATATCACCGTTCCGACTGAAGCGACCGTGGATACGGATACGGAACTCGATCCACACGCCCAGTCGGTTCGCGTCGATCGCGAGCAGGTCGACACGCTCTTACAACTCGTCGAGGGGCTCGTCACCTCCCGGGTTCGGCTCCGATCGGCCGTCGATCGGCGCGAACCCTACGAGTCCCTAGAGCGTGAACTCGACGATCTCGAGGACTTCACTGCTGAACTCCAGGAGACGGTTATGGACGTCCGACTCGTCCCGCTGCAGACCGTGACGAATCGACTCCCGCGCGTCGTCCGAGACCTGGCTCGGGACCAGGACAAGTCCGTCGCGTTCGATCAGTCGAGCGCTGACGTCGAACTCGATCGCGGCGTCTTGGACCGGATCGGAGATCCGTTGATCCACCTCGTTCGAAACGCGGTCGACCACGGTATCGAAGACGAGACGACGCGCGAGGCGGCCGACAAACCGACCGAGGGGACGATCGACCTTTCGGCGGAGCGCGCACAGAACCGGGTTCGGATCGAAATATCCGACGACGGTCGCGGCATCGACGCCGATCGGCTCCGGGACGAGGCGGTCGAAGCCGACATCCTCAGTCGGGAGGAGGCCGACGAACTCTCCGACGATGAGGCGTACGACCTCGTCTTCCACTCCGGACTCTCGACGGCGGACGAGGTGACAGACGTCAGCGGGCGCGGCGTCGGGATGGACGTCGTTCGCAGAACGGTCGACGAACTGAACGGTTCCGTCTCGATCCAGAGCGAACCCGGAGACGGGACGACAGTCACGATGACCCTTCCGGTGAGCGTCGCCGTCGACGACGTGCTCTTCGTCGAAGCGGGTGGCGAGCAGTTCGGAATTCCGGTCGACGTCGTCAGGGAAGTTGGAGACGTCGCGAACGTCCGCGACACGGGGGGCGAACTCGTCTACGAGACGGACGAAGAGAGCGTCCCGGTCGTCCGACTCGACGACGCCCTCGAGGCGGCTTCGACGTCGTCGACGGATTCCGACGGAATGCTCGTTCGCGTCCGTGACGATGTCAGATCGGTCGCGCTGGAGTGCGACGTCGTCCACACCCGTCGTGAGGTCGTCGTCAAGCCGTTCGAAGGATTCATGCGGAACATTCCCGGAATCAGCGGAGCGACGGTCCGCGGTCGGGGGGAAGTTATTACTATCCTCGACGTGAGTACCCTGTAA
- the cheB gene encoding chemotaxis-specific protein-glutamate methyltransferase CheB, translating into MTRVLVVDDSRFIRTVVEDALCAAGYDVETASDGEAAIDAVRAFEPDVVTMDVEMPGVDGIETVDRIMATDPTPIVMLSVHTDDGADASMEALNRGAMAIIDKPDGTDDRSLADLTDELVSTVDELASASTAALALAQTTAAAHRSRTRTRMVTGSSGPVDVTSGSTASMTGGSAIPESSRRALDASESWADASVDLDRSPDTPPTIVIGASTGGPRIVEGIVEALPRALDARILVVQHMPAGFTERFADRLDRRTDYSVREATDSDRLTAGEALVAPGDAHVECVRSTGSGLLVSLSTGSRVHGVRPSIDVTMESVAAAQPAAMVGVVCSGMGRDGASGIQAIHDAGGRTFAQDERTSPVFGIPKQAIATGAVDEIVPAPSLPERIVATVMDGNADCGGAH; encoded by the coding sequence ATGACGAGAGTACTGGTCGTCGACGATTCCCGGTTCATCAGGACGGTCGTCGAAGACGCACTGTGTGCGGCCGGTTACGACGTCGAAACGGCGTCTGACGGCGAAGCGGCGATCGATGCGGTCCGTGCGTTCGAACCGGACGTCGTAACGATGGACGTCGAGATGCCGGGCGTGGACGGCATCGAAACCGTCGATCGAATCATGGCGACCGACCCGACTCCGATCGTCATGCTGAGCGTCCACACCGACGACGGCGCGGATGCCTCGATGGAGGCGCTGAACCGGGGGGCGATGGCCATCATCGACAAACCAGACGGGACGGACGATCGGTCGCTCGCAGACCTGACCGACGAACTCGTCTCGACCGTCGACGAGCTCGCGTCCGCCAGTACCGCTGCCCTGGCGCTCGCACAGACGACGGCTGCGGCCCATCGATCGCGAACCCGAACCAGGATGGTGACCGGATCGTCCGGACCTGTCGACGTCACGTCGGGGTCGACGGCGTCGATGACCGGTGGATCCGCGATTCCCGAGTCGTCTCGACGGGCCCTCGACGCGAGCGAATCGTGGGCCGACGCGTCGGTCGACCTCGATCGATCGCCGGATACTCCCCCGACGATCGTGATCGGTGCGTCTACGGGTGGTCCACGCATCGTCGAAGGAATCGTCGAGGCGCTTCCACGAGCGCTCGACGCGCGCATCCTCGTCGTACAGCACATGCCGGCCGGGTTCACGGAGCGGTTCGCCGACCGCCTTGATCGCCGAACCGACTACTCGGTGCGTGAGGCTACAGATTCCGATCGTCTCACCGCCGGAGAAGCGCTGGTGGCCCCGGGCGATGCACACGTCGAGTGTGTTCGTTCGACTGGGTCCGGTCTCCTCGTTTCGCTGTCGACCGGTTCGCGTGTACACGGCGTCAGGCCCTCGATCGACGTGACCATGGAATCGGTCGCCGCTGCCCAGCCGGCGGCCATGGTGGGCGTCGTCTGCTCCGGGATGGGTCGTGACGGAGCGAGCGGCATCCAGGCGATACACGACGCCGGTGGCCGAACGTTCGCCCAGGACGAACGGACGAGTCCGGTTTTCGGGATTCCCAAACAGGCGATTGCGACCGGTGCCGTGGACGAGATCGTCCCTGCGCCGTCGCTTCCGGAGCGAATCGTCGCGACCGTGATGGACGGGAACGCCGATTGCGGAGGTGCACACTAA
- the cheY gene encoding chemotaxis protein CheY: MSQGVLIVDDSHFMRNLLRQILEDDYRIVGEASNGAEAVKLYKEENPDIVMMDIVMPKCNGIKATAAIKKLDPRSRVIMCTSVGQREKMKLAVKAGADGYVTKPFEEPSVRKALADVVAA, from the coding sequence ATGTCGCAAGGGGTGCTTATCGTCGACGACTCCCATTTTATGCGAAATCTCCTTCGCCAGATTCTGGAGGACGACTATCGCATCGTCGGCGAGGCGTCGAACGGAGCCGAGGCGGTGAAACTGTACAAAGAGGAGAACCCCGACATCGTCATGATGGACATCGTGATGCCAAAGTGCAACGGGATCAAGGCCACGGCCGCGATCAAGAAGCTCGATCCACGGTCGCGCGTCATCATGTGTACGAGTGTCGGCCAGCGTGAGAAGATGAAACTCGCGGTCAAGGCTGGGGCCGACGGGTACGTGACGAAGCCGTTCGAAGAACCAAGCGTTCGCAAAGCCCTCGCTGACGTCGTCGCTGCATGA
- a CDS encoding chemotaxis protein CheW gives MAGDLPDGLLDAGGDREEASDSSRSDDVVYERFTIVHIGDHRLAVPVADVGSIVNRSIEVTRVPRSPPAIVGVTDIRGQITTLVDPHVLFPDSGGPSERTSLLVFADQDQPAAMHVDEVDGVESIPEDDVIADAEYTAEEIEGTALAHPLIVGAIRLENRPRDDVVETVVHATEGDSAIGSGGGLVSDRSDPEPDDSGVVVGEFSLDEAEDRPKSDDRVDRAEPADVEIEITPILDIDRFLLASGHLGEGRETVDSASSETSAESTSTESSIDSGSPE, from the coding sequence ATGGCAGGTGATCTCCCAGACGGACTTCTCGATGCAGGCGGCGATCGGGAGGAGGCGTCCGATTCGTCCAGGTCGGACGACGTCGTCTACGAGCGGTTTACGATCGTTCACATCGGCGATCATCGCCTCGCCGTCCCGGTTGCCGACGTCGGTTCGATCGTCAATCGCTCGATAGAGGTGACGCGGGTGCCACGGTCGCCACCTGCGATCGTCGGGGTGACGGACATACGCGGACAGATCACGACGCTGGTCGACCCGCACGTTCTCTTTCCTGACAGCGGTGGGCCGTCGGAGCGAACGTCGCTTCTGGTGTTCGCCGACCAAGACCAGCCTGCCGCGATGCACGTAGATGAGGTGGACGGAGTCGAGTCGATTCCTGAAGACGACGTGATCGCCGACGCCGAGTATACAGCTGAGGAGATCGAGGGGACGGCGCTCGCGCACCCGCTCATCGTCGGGGCGATTCGGCTCGAGAATCGCCCGCGCGACGACGTCGTAGAAACCGTGGTCCACGCGACGGAGGGGGACTCGGCGATCGGCTCCGGAGGGGGACTCGTCTCCGACCGTTCGGATCCCGAACCGGACGATTCGGGTGTCGTCGTCGGTGAGTTCTCCCTCGACGAGGCGGAGGACCGCCCGAAGTCCGACGACCGGGTCGATCGAGCCGAACCGGCGGACGTCGAGATCGAAATCACGCCGATCCTCGATATCGACCGGTTTCTGCTGGCTTCCGGTCACCTCGGCGAAGGACGCGAGACGGTCGATTCAGCGTCGTCGGAGACGTCGGCCGAGTCCACTTCGACGGAGTCGTCGATCGATTCTGGGTCGCCTGAATAG
- a CDS encoding DUF5803 family protein, whose protein sequence is MISAPHRRLVLALLVVAVLVVTAGCAAMSNDIPDEQLDEDAEYDDLRERDATVAIDLEAGGMLSDGSFRAVYTVNGTDELELYRTGLYSDSPVSVHGVRFWYPNDTVVTGSELDVERGDSRTRIGLPADNGTLAVSGPAGKKTFALPAVREGSYNVTLPEGHRSSSFVLGSVEPGAYDRRVLGETESLYWESVDSSISVRYYHERDRTLFYGLVVLVLGAGGVAAAVTYRRIKRLERRRMAMSVESDDGTE, encoded by the coding sequence ATGATATCTGCCCCCCACCGTCGTCTCGTCCTCGCACTCCTGGTCGTGGCCGTTCTCGTCGTGACTGCCGGCTGTGCGGCCATGTCGAACGACATCCCCGACGAGCAACTCGACGAGGACGCGGAGTACGACGACCTAAGAGAGCGCGACGCGACCGTCGCGATCGATCTCGAGGCCGGTGGGATGCTCTCTGACGGCTCGTTCAGGGCCGTCTATACGGTGAACGGGACGGACGAACTCGAACTGTACCGGACAGGGCTCTACAGTGACAGCCCCGTGTCCGTCCACGGTGTTCGGTTCTGGTATCCGAACGACACCGTCGTTACCGGGTCAGAACTCGACGTCGAACGCGGCGATTCGCGGACGCGTATCGGCCTTCCAGCCGACAACGGGACACTCGCCGTGTCAGGACCGGCCGGCAAGAAGACGTTCGCTCTCCCGGCGGTTCGAGAGGGTTCGTACAACGTCACTTTGCCGGAGGGCCATCGATCGTCGTCGTTCGTCCTCGGTTCGGTCGAACCGGGTGCGTACGATCGGCGCGTTCTCGGCGAGACCGAGTCGCTGTACTGGGAGTCGGTCGATAGCTCGATATCCGTCCGGTACTACCACGAACGGGACCGCACGTTGTTCTACGGGCTCGTCGTTCTCGTACTCGGCGCGGGCGGGGTCGCGGCAGCGGTGACCTACCGTCGGATCAAACGGCTCGAACGCCGACGAATGGCGATGAGCGTGGAGTCGGACGACGGGACCGAGTGA
- a CDS encoding DUF2110 family protein yields MVVLATKVYVDGDARERALSSLTSLVDNALGDLDVTYEIGVRHDDFPSVTVEGADAVVARNVLREEWGEIVSTLETGAEAVGTLESWDEEGFVLDAGQAVRIPTDELGLGPGTPAQIRDRFGLVQHLPMTFVYGGDDGPNRLADGERDRLFEWTRGDGRLNVNSATRGEVRATLNRAGHAQDYVTVERLGLLEQSVVVTSDTDPPGLLSSIGSYLPAELRCVVP; encoded by the coding sequence ATGGTCGTCCTCGCAACCAAGGTGTACGTCGACGGGGACGCTCGCGAGCGCGCCCTCTCGTCACTCACCTCGCTCGTCGACAACGCGCTCGGCGACCTGGACGTCACCTACGAGATCGGCGTTCGCCACGACGACTTCCCGAGTGTCACCGTCGAGGGAGCCGATGCGGTCGTCGCCCGGAACGTCCTGCGTGAGGAGTGGGGCGAAATCGTCTCGACGCTCGAGACCGGCGCCGAAGCGGTCGGGACGCTCGAATCCTGGGACGAGGAGGGATTCGTCCTCGACGCCGGTCAGGCGGTACGCATTCCGACCGACGAACTCGGCCTTGGTCCGGGCACGCCCGCCCAGATTCGCGATCGATTCGGGCTCGTCCAGCACCTGCCGATGACGTTCGTCTACGGCGGCGACGACGGCCCGAACCGGCTGGCGGACGGAGAACGGGATCGGCTGTTCGAGTGGACGCGCGGAGACGGCCGACTCAACGTCAACAGCGCCACGCGGGGAGAAGTCCGTGCGACGCTGAACCGGGCGGGACACGCCCAGGATTACGTCACTGTCGAGCGACTCGGCCTCTTAGAGCAGAGCGTGGTCGTGACGTCGGACACGGATCCGCCGGGTCTCCTCTCGAGCATCGGATCCTATCTCCCGGCAGAACTCCGCTGTGTCGTCCCCTGA
- a CDS encoding transcription factor produces MAFEDLLEDPVIQKYLHELVGPKGMPVAAAPPDGEVTDEELAEELDLELNDVRRSLFILYENDLASYRRLRDEDSGWLTYLWTFEYDNIPENLETELHRLYDALTDRREYERTHEFYLCEICSIRFEFGEAMDFGFECPECGTPMDAMDNDRLVSSMDERIDQLEAELNLDAEA; encoded by the coding sequence ATGGCTTTTGAGGATCTGCTCGAGGACCCCGTCATCCAGAAGTACTTACACGAGCTGGTGGGGCCGAAGGGCATGCCGGTTGCGGCCGCGCCGCCCGACGGCGAAGTGACCGACGAGGAACTCGCCGAGGAACTCGATCTGGAGTTGAACGACGTACGCAGGTCGCTGTTCATCCTCTACGAGAACGACCTCGCGAGCTATCGACGCCTCCGCGACGAGGACTCCGGGTGGCTGACGTACCTCTGGACGTTCGAGTACGACAACATCCCCGAGAACCTGGAGACGGAACTCCACCGGCTCTACGACGCGCTCACGGACCGTCGAGAGTACGAGCGGACCCACGAGTTCTACCTCTGTGAGATCTGCTCGATCCGGTTCGAGTTCGGCGAGGCGATGGACTTCGGATTCGAGTGTCCCGAGTGTGGGACGCCGATGGACGCGATGGACAACGACCGACTCGTGTCGTCGATGGACGAACGGATCGACCAGCTCGAGGCGGAACTCAACCTGGACGCTGAAGCCTGA
- a CDS encoding tRNA (cytidine(56)-2'-O)-methyltransferase codes for MERFPEVAVCRLGHRPGRDDRMTTHVGLTARALGAYRAIFPENATDAVETARDITDRFGGPFAVERTDSPTGVVRNWEGVVAHLTMYGEPVQAVEADVRSALVDRREPLLVVVGAEKVPFEIYEAADWNVAVTNQPHSEVAGLAVFLDRLFDGAELDREWVGASREVVPQATGKLVESVDEE; via the coding sequence ATGGAGCGCTTTCCCGAGGTCGCCGTCTGCCGACTCGGGCACCGGCCCGGGCGGGACGACCGGATGACGACCCACGTCGGGCTGACCGCGCGGGCGCTCGGCGCCTATCGCGCTATCTTCCCCGAGAACGCGACGGATGCCGTCGAGACCGCACGCGACATCACGGATCGCTTCGGCGGACCGTTCGCCGTCGAGCGGACAGACTCGCCGACCGGCGTCGTTCGCAACTGGGAGGGCGTCGTGGCCCACCTGACGATGTATGGCGAGCCGGTACAGGCGGTCGAGGCGGACGTGCGCTCGGCCCTCGTCGATCGGCGCGAGCCGCTTCTCGTCGTGGTCGGCGCGGAGAAGGTGCCGTTCGAGATTTACGAGGCGGCGGACTGGAACGTCGCCGTCACCAACCAGCCCCACTCGGAGGTGGCCGGGCTGGCCGTCTTCCTCGACAGGCTGTTCGACGGCGCCGAACTCGACCGCGAGTGGGTCGGCGCCTCACGCGAAGTGGTGCCGCAGGCTACCGGAAAACTCGTCGAATCGGTCGACGAGGAGTGA
- a CDS encoding colicin immunity domain-containing protein: MDETEHITLYLELIEWFTTPAITPFEFSQSYVNMYLDDMRLYDETPFSEDTYDILHDLFVEADAYCKPSIRAEVSSCIDEEELLEAAREASAALEHRLQELDD; the protein is encoded by the coding sequence ATGGACGAAACCGAACACATTACGCTGTATTTGGAACTGATCGAGTGGTTCACTACTCCTGCAATAACACCGTTCGAATTTTCGCAATCCTACGTGAATATGTACCTAGACGATATGCGTCTGTACGACGAGACACCGTTTTCCGAAGACACGTACGATATTCTCCACGATTTGTTCGTAGAAGCCGATGCGTATTGCAAACCCTCGATCCGGGCCGAGGTGAGCAGTTGTATCGACGAAGAAGAACTTCTGGAGGCGGCTCGTGAGGCGTCGGCGGCTCTGGAGCACCGATTGCAAGAACTGGACGATTGA